Proteins encoded by one window of Brienomyrus brachyistius isolate T26 chromosome 1, BBRACH_0.4, whole genome shotgun sequence:
- the asmt gene encoding acetylserotonin O-methyltransferase: MSALHEAQYPQRILDYMEGFLISKTLFTSCELGVFDFLLASRRPLSAAEVAEGLGTSRDGMERLLSACVGLQLLTAHHSHADVLYSNTEMSRMYLTKCSPRSLYHSILYSSSTLYLCWNYLTDAVREGRNQHERAFGVSSGDLFGAVYRSDEETLSFMQLMNSIWNICGEDIVMAFDLSPFKTIYDLGGCSGALARRCVTAYPGCCVTIFDLPKVVRMSREHFISQENEGILFFEGDFFRDPLPEADLYILARILHDWTDSRSLELLTKVYQRCRTGGGVLLVEALLHEDNSGPVTAQLYSLNMLVQTEGRERKTSEYAALLTAAGFASIQVRRTGKIYDAILATK; this comes from the exons ATGAGTGCTCTGCACGAAGCGCAATACCCCCAGAGGATACTGGACTACATGGAAGGCTTCCTCATTTCCAAG ACGCTGTTCACTTCCTGCGAGCTGGGCGTCTTTGACTTCCTCCTGGCCTCTCGCCGCCCCCTGTCGGCCGCAGAGGTTGCCGAGGGCCTGGGCACTAGTCGGGATGGGATGGAGCGTCTGCTTTCGGCCTGCGTGGGCCTGCAGCTCCTCACCGCCCACCACAGCCATGCAGACG TCTTGTacagcaacacagagatgtcgAGGATGTACCTGACCAAGTGCAGCCCGCGATCCCTGTATCACTCGATACTGTACAGTTCCAGCACCCTCTACCTTTGCTGGAATTATCTGACTGATGCTGTCAG GGAGGGCAGGAACCAGCACGAGAGAGCCTTCGGTGTCAGCTCTGGGGACCTTTTTGGGGCTGTTTACAG GTCAGATGAAGAGACGCTCAGCTTCATGCAGCTGATGAACTCCATCTGGAATATCTGCGGTGAAGATATCGTCATGGCCTTTGACCTATCACCATTTAAGACCATATATGACCTTGGGG GCTGCAGTGGAGCCCTGGCACGGCGGTGTGTGACAGCTTACCCTGGCTGCTGTGTCACCATCTTTGACCTCCCCAAGGTGGTCCGAATGTCCCGGGAACATTTCATATCCCAGGAGAACGAAGGGATCTTGTTTTTCGAAG GGGACTTCTTCCGAGACCCGCTTCCTGAAGCTGACCTGTACATCCTAGCCCGGATCTTGCATGATTGGACGGACTCACGGAGCCTGGAGCTGCTGACTAAGGTCTACCAGCGCTGCAGAACTG GTGGGGGCGTGTTGCTGGTGGAAGCGCTCCTGCATGAGGACAATAGCGGCCCGGTAACTGCGCAGCTGTACTCCCTCAACATGCTGGTGCAGACGGAGGGCAGGGAGAGGAAGACGTCGGAGTACGCAGCCCTCCTCACCGCTGCGGGCTTTGCCAGCATCCAGGTCCGGAGGACTGGCAAGATCTACGATGCCATCCTGGCCACAAAGTGA